The region TGCGACTCAACTTCATCTTCAATCACAATCAGGCACTTTACCTTACCCACCTTGATAGCTTCGCTCAGCTCATCGGCGGAGAGTCCTTTGGTTTCGATTCCGAGAAGTTGGCAGCCCAATCGGTTTGGCGTCTTGTCGGCACGGATTAGCAAGTGGTCATCTTCGCCTTGAAAGTGCTCAAGGAAGTCCAAGTGTGGTGTGCCAATTATCTCAAAAGCCAGTTTCTTCGCAAGGTAATTCGTTTCCAGTGAGGCTCTGGCAGAGGCTAAGACAAATACTTCTTCTGGCTTGCATTGCTTGATGCGTTCAGCTGCTTTGGCAATAGCTGTTTTCCAATCTGTTTTGATTTGCTGCCCATTTTCCTTGACGCATGCACCGTTAGCACGGTTGTCGTTAATCCAGCGATAATTGAGGCGCGTTTCGTCCGAGATGAAGTATCCATTTACCTGTGGGTTGTAGCGAGGCGTAATGCGCATCACGCGATTGTTGCGCACCCAAAGCTGAATGTTTGAGCATCGTGCGTCATTGACGGCAATCGTGTCGGTAGCAGACATCTCCCACACGCGCGCTTTGAAACGGTGGTCAGTTGAAGTTAGGGCGCCTACAGGACAGAGGTCAATGATGTTCATTGCGTAGGGGTTTGCATCCAGCGTTGCGGGGTCGGCGGGGTTAGGGTAGTTGTTCCAGCCACGCTGTACAATTTCCAAGTCGAAGGTCTTGGTGTACTCATCGAAGAAGCGCACGCAGCGAGTGCAATTGATGCAGCGCTCGGCATCGAAAGTGATTTTCTTGCCCCATTCTACGCGCTTGGGTTTGTGGACTTTTTCAAACTCGTAGCGTGAGCCTTCAGGACCATACTTGTAGGTAATTTGCTGCAATGGGCACTCGCCTGCTTGGTCGCACGTTGGACAATCGAGCGGATGGTTGATGAGAATAAACTCCAAGACACCTCTTTGCGCATCGCGCACCATCTGCGAAGTATGGTGCGTCCGAACATGCATTCCATCGGAAATTTCCGTCGAGCACGCTGTGAGTGGTTTAGGGCTCCACACAATAACAGGCTTTCCAGTCTCATCAAGCACAGGTTGTTTGGTTGCGGGGTCTATTTTGGGCGTGCCCACCTCGACTAAGCACATTCTGCAGTTACCTGCTACAGAGAGCGCTGGATGATAGCAAAAGCGGGGAATATCGACTTGCTGCACTCCACCACAATTGATGCCGTCTGCAATTTGAATAATTGTTTGCTTTGGCTTGGCTTCATACTCTTTGCCATCAATGAAAATCTTGGGCATAACTTCGAGACTTCTTTGTTTCAAAAAATTTGGACTCTTCCCTTACGCCTCACAATGGTTCTACTGTGTAAAGCTCTATAGCACGTCCCCAGTCATAAATTGTAAGAATAGTGCTGTGGTAGACACCTGTAAACTTGATGCGCAAGCTATCGCTTTGAAATGCAGTTGGCAGATTTGTAGGCTCATAGCGACTGCGGTCGAGGTCATCTGCAACGATGCCAAAAAAGGTTGTCGAGTTAGGCAACTTCACACGCACAACCGTGCCCGTGTTCAGGGGTAGGTCTGATGCCTCATCGAATCCAAATGGGTTAGCGCAACCGCTGGCAAGGAGTAGGCACGCTGCCATGATTGCACGCATTGCTCTCATCATTGTCGCCGCTCAATGCTCGTAATTTCGCACGGAATTCCCCAGCCTGTCGGGCTTTCACGGTTGAGAATGTTGGCGGAGAATCGAACGCGCAAACTATCCTGCTTAAATTCCTGTGCAAGGTTAATTGGCTCATATCGCACGAGGTTGGAGCCGACAATGCCAAAGAAACTGCGTGGGTCAGTTGGTGGAAATACGCGCACCACGATGGCATTGTTGTCTCTCACGGTCTCTCGAATCTCTGTGCCTGTCACGCAACCCGATAGCAGCAAGAGGGTTAGACCTACGATTGCATACCTTCGCATATTTTTTGCCATATTGAAACCAAAATTTACAGAATCTATGCGGCTCAATCAATTGCCACACTGATTTTGGTATTCGGATACAGTGCAAGTGCTCGTGTAAGATAGCGCAAGAGCCGCTCTGAGAGCTTGGAAAGGCTGCTGGTCTCCAAAAAGCCGTGTTTTTCTTCGGTGTCTTCTAACTGCCGCTTGAAGTCGGCTTTAAGCCGCTCTTCAAAGACGTCTATCACCGCTTGTTCCAGCGATTCTCGCTCGTCTGCATGCAACTTTTCGCTTGGCACAATCCACGCTTTGGCTGTGTAGACGCTGGGCAAATACTTCACCTCAACATAGAAGGCTGCATCAGACCAATAGGCTTTTATGCGGGTGTAGACTTGAACTTCCTTCATTGAGGCGAACTTGGAACACTGAGCGCTGCAGCTTTTTTCTCTGGAAAGGACAAATCGGATGATTGGTCTTCCCCTTGAGGGCGTGGCGCTGCATTGGCTTCGGCTATAGCAGCCCTCTCCTCCTCACTTGGTTCATAAATCTCAAAGAGCTGGAAATCATCTATCCAGAGCATCAAGAACCCCACCACAAACTTTGTTAGGTAGCGCCAGTCTTCAGGATTCGGAAAATTTGCCCAGATGTCAGTGCTTGGAAAAAGATACCACTCGCTTCCTTCCCAGATTGCGCTGCAGAGCAGCACATAACCCGTGATGACATAAATTGCATAAAGCTGGTGATACTTCGTCTTGAAGGTGTGAAAAAATCGCTTCCGCCACGATGTATGTGCTTTTGATGAGGACAGGTCTTTGCTGGACAATGACGCAATGGACTTTTTTCGGTGCGCAAGTTTCATAGTCTTTCAGGTTTAGACACCGCTCACGGCTTTGTTCACATACTTCCACTCGTGTGGCAAGGAATCAGGCGTTTTGCAGTGCTTTTCGTATTCCTCGCGGAATCGCTGAATGCTGTATCGCACAGGCCACATGGCGCCATCTGCCAGCGCGCAAATCGTTCTGCCTTCGACTTGCGAGCAGATGG is a window of Chloroherpetonaceae bacterium DNA encoding:
- a CDS encoding 2Fe-2S iron-sulfur cluster-binding protein codes for the protein MPKIFIDGKEYEAKPKQTIIQIADGINCGGVQQVDIPRFCYHPALSVAGNCRMCLVEVGTPKIDPATKQPVLDETGKPVIVWSPKPLTACSTEISDGMHVRTHHTSQMVRDAQRGVLEFILINHPLDCPTCDQAGECPLQQITYKYGPEGSRYEFEKVHKPKRVEWGKKITFDAERCINCTRCVRFFDEYTKTFDLEIVQRGWNNYPNPADPATLDANPYAMNIIDLCPVGALTSTDHRFKARVWEMSATDTIAVNDARCSNIQLWVRNNRVMRITPRYNPQVNGYFISDETRLNYRWINDNRANGACVKENGQQIKTDWKTAIAKAAERIKQCKPEEVFVLASARASLETNYLAKKLAFEIIGTPHLDFLEHFQGEDDHLLIRADKTPNRLGCQLLGIETKGLSADELSEAIKVGKVKCLIVIEDEVESHLSLDTVLKLDTLIVMPYNQSQMVQEADVVLPAATFAEIIGSYVNFEGVVQLARPAKALKHQNRELMKEMALSRLDKHGTQFDRWHTDENKIDARPSWEILVELAAHWGTKWPYQSAREIFAEIASVVPAFSGLDYKKLGKWGVKLEKVSGGAAVVG